In the genome of Tepidimicrobium xylanilyticum, the window CCTCATCCTCAAAATAACCCATTTCTTGAGCAATTGTAACTAATACATTTCCACTTGTTCCATAGTTCCACCTAACAGTGGTTGTTTCAAGTTCACCTCCAACAGTATCTTCTATTTGTGTAGCGTCGCTACCTGTTGTTTGTTCTTCAACATCAGTAGATACATTATTTTCAGTATTTCCAGTACAACCTGCTAATGCAAATGTAGTAATTAGTACTAAAATCAATAAAACAATTCCCTTTTTCATCTTCATTCTCCTTCCAAGTAAATATTTTTATTTAAGTTTGTCCTATCGAAAATAGGGCTTTTTATTTTAATGCAGAATTATTTTGATATTCTTGCATTATTCTTAGATTAATTAATTTTACTAATCTATGCGAGCTACTACATCTTTGTGTATCTGTGATATTAAATCATTCCTAAGTTTAAGAATTTCAGGCTTTTCAAACAGGTCTTCTCGTTTTCGACGCTTTTCAGATGAAAATGTATAATCATAGATTATTGTACTAGGAGATTGTCCAAAAACAATTATTCGACTAGCTAACAACAATGCCTCATCTACATCGTGAGTAACAAAAAATACTGTCTTCTTTTCATCTTCTTGTGACCATAAATCAAATAGTAAATCTTGTAATCGAGCACGTGTTATTGCATCCAATGCTCCAAATGGCTCATCCATTAAGAGAATGGGAGGATTAATGCTTAAAACCTGGGCAATTGCACATCGTTGTTGCATGCCCCCGGATAACTCTTTAGGTAACTTATAATATATTGATTCATCCAGTCCCAC includes:
- a CDS encoding ABC transporter ATP-binding protein, with translation MHDVKIKNLSFYYKNSDRLVLKDITIDIKSGEFVCLLGQSGCGKSTFLRLLAGLEAPTAGEILLDNKPICGANLNRGLVFQDYGLFPWMTAGENIMLALRQRYPNESKRKLKQLALDTLNLVGLDESIYYKLPKELSGGMQQRCAIAQVLSINPPILLMDEPFGALDAITRARLQDLLFDLWSQEDEKKTVFFVTHDVDEALLLASRIIVFGQSPSTIIYDYTFSSEKRRKREDLFEKPEILKLRNDLISQIHKDVVARID